A genomic window from Providencia alcalifaciens includes:
- the hscA gene encoding Fe-S protein assembly chaperone HscA, which yields MSLLQISEPGMTAAPHQRKLAAGIDLGTTHSLIATVRSGEAAVLPDEQGRYLLPSVVNYQEDNRIVGWEAKQLSEQDPVNTVISVKRMMGRSLADIQKRYPGLPYQLTASENGLPFIQTAAGQVDPIQVSSDILKTLAKRAEQTLGGEMDGVVITVPAYFDDAQRQGTKDAARLAGLHVLRLLNEPTAAAIAYGLDSGQEGVIAVYDLGGGTFDVSILRLSRGVFEVLATGGDTALGGDDFDHVLAQWIAQQAGLSIQGDHRLTRQLLNIATETKIALSDADAATITLPNWQGTVSRETFESLIETHIKRTLMACRRALKDAGVENDDVLNVVMVGGSTRVPLVREKVGEFFGRTPLTSIDPDKVVAIGAAIQADILVGNKPDSDMLLLDVIPLSLGLETMGGLVEKVIPRNTTIPVARAQEFTTFKDGQTAMSVHVVQGEREMVSDCRSLARFTLRDIPPMAAGGAHIRVTFQVDADGLLSVSAMEKSTGVAASIQVKPSYGLTDTEISTMIKDSMTNAQDDLNARRLAEQKVEAARVLESLTSALEQDAHLLTPTEESEIDNAVNELIQAVEGTDPTVIENAIKQLDKKSQEFAARRMDASIRQALSGHSVDEI from the coding sequence ATGTCTTTATTACAAATTAGCGAACCAGGAATGACCGCTGCGCCGCACCAACGAAAGTTGGCAGCAGGGATCGATCTTGGTACAACACACTCTCTGATTGCCACTGTTCGTAGTGGTGAAGCGGCGGTATTACCCGATGAACAAGGTCGTTATTTGCTTCCTTCTGTAGTGAATTATCAAGAAGATAATCGCATTGTTGGTTGGGAAGCGAAACAATTATCTGAACAAGATCCTGTCAACACCGTGATTTCAGTGAAACGCATGATGGGACGTTCATTAGCCGATATTCAAAAACGTTACCCGGGTTTACCTTACCAGCTAACAGCGAGTGAAAACGGCCTGCCATTTATTCAAACAGCAGCAGGGCAAGTAGATCCTATTCAAGTTTCCTCAGATATTTTAAAAACGTTAGCAAAGCGTGCCGAACAAACCCTTGGCGGTGAAATGGATGGCGTGGTGATCACGGTTCCAGCTTACTTTGATGATGCTCAGCGCCAAGGCACTAAAGATGCAGCTCGTTTGGCGGGCTTGCATGTTTTGCGTTTACTGAATGAACCTACTGCTGCCGCGATTGCTTATGGCTTAGATTCCGGTCAGGAAGGGGTGATTGCTGTTTATGATTTAGGTGGCGGTACATTTGACGTTTCGATTTTACGCCTGAGCCGCGGTGTTTTTGAAGTGTTGGCAACAGGTGGTGATACGGCGTTAGGTGGCGATGATTTTGACCACGTATTAGCGCAGTGGATTGCACAGCAAGCGGGGCTTTCCATTCAGGGTGATCACCGTTTAACGCGCCAATTATTGAACATTGCCACCGAAACAAAAATCGCATTAAGTGACGCTGATGCCGCGACAATCACTCTACCAAATTGGCAAGGTACAGTTAGCCGTGAAACCTTTGAATCACTGATTGAAACTCACATCAAGCGTACACTGATGGCGTGTCGTCGAGCCTTAAAAGATGCTGGCGTAGAAAATGACGATGTTTTAAATGTGGTTATGGTTGGCGGTTCGACTCGCGTACCATTAGTTCGTGAAAAAGTGGGTGAGTTTTTTGGTCGTACGCCATTAACCTCTATTGACCCCGATAAAGTTGTTGCTATCGGTGCTGCAATTCAAGCCGATATTTTAGTAGGAAATAAACCGGATAGCGATATGCTGCTATTGGATGTGATCCCGCTGTCATTAGGTTTGGAAACCATGGGCGGCTTAGTGGAAAAAGTGATCCCACGAAATACCACTATCCCTGTAGCCCGTGCGCAAGAGTTCACAACATTTAAAGATGGACAAACCGCGATGAGCGTTCACGTTGTACAAGGTGAGCGTGAAATGGTTTCGGATTGTCGTTCATTAGCCCGCTTTACACTGCGTGACATTCCGCCAATGGCGGCAGGTGGCGCACATATTCGTGTCACATTCCAAGTGGATGCCGATGGCTTACTCAGCGTGAGTGCCATGGAAAAATCCACGGGTGTTGCCGCATCGATTCAAGTTAAGCCATCCTACGGTTTAACTGACACCGAAATTTCAACCATGATTAAAGATTCAATGACTAACGCGCAAGATGATTTAAATGCGCGCCGCCTAGCGGAGCAAAAAGTTGAAGCGGCAAGAGTGCTTGAAAGTTTAACGAGCGCATTAGAGCAAGATGCACATTTACTGACTCCAACCGAAGAGTCAGAAATTGATAATGCGGTCAATGAGTTAATCCAAGCAGTAGAAGGCACAGACCCTACTGTTATTGAAAATGCAATTAAACAACTGGATAAGAAATCCCAAGAATTTGCCGCTCGCCGAATGGATGCTTCAATTCGTCAGGCGCTGTCAGGCCATTCTGTGGATGAGATATAA
- the hscB gene encoding co-chaperone HscB, which translates to MDYFTLFGLTPNYAIDSEQLTHRFQELQRQYHPDRFATCSEQEKMQALQHAATINAAYQSLRHPLKRAEYMLLLHGFDINNEQHTMHDTAFLMEQLELREELDNIENSPQALERVSAFMKNVKQMQQTRSALMVSELDAMQWEKAADTVRKLRFLDKLQQQAEQLEERLLDDF; encoded by the coding sequence ATGGATTACTTTACTCTTTTTGGGCTAACCCCTAATTACGCGATTGACAGCGAGCAACTCACACATCGCTTTCAAGAATTACAGCGACAATATCATCCCGATCGCTTTGCAACCTGTTCAGAACAGGAAAAAATGCAAGCACTCCAACATGCTGCGACTATCAATGCGGCATATCAATCCCTTCGACATCCGCTGAAACGTGCGGAATATATGCTGCTATTACATGGTTTTGATATAAATAACGAACAACATACCATGCATGACACGGCATTCTTGATGGAGCAACTCGAATTACGCGAAGAGTTAGATAACATCGAAAACAGCCCGCAAGCCCTTGAAAGGGTGTCTGCCTTTATGAAAAATGTCAAACAAATGCAGCAGACGCGCAGCGCCTTGATGGTTTCAGAACTTGATGCGATGCAGTGGGAAAAAGCCGCTGATACCGTCCGGAAATTGCGTTTTCTCGATAAGTTACAGCAACAAGCTGAGCAACTCGAAGAACGGTTACTAGACGACTTTTAA
- the iscA gene encoding iron-sulfur cluster assembly protein IscA, with protein sequence MSISLTESAAQRIQAFLNNRGKGEGLRLGVRTSGCSGMAYVLEFADVINEEDTVFEDKGVKVIIDGKSMVYLDGTELDFVKEGLNEGFKFNNPNVNSECGCGESFHV encoded by the coding sequence ATGTCGATTTCTCTTACTGAAAGTGCAGCGCAACGAATTCAAGCATTTTTGAATAATCGTGGTAAAGGCGAAGGCTTGCGTTTAGGTGTAAGAACTTCAGGTTGCTCGGGAATGGCATACGTGCTTGAATTCGCTGATGTAATTAATGAAGAAGACACCGTTTTTGAAGACAAAGGTGTTAAGGTCATCATTGATGGCAAAAGCATGGTTTATTTAGACGGCACTGAGCTGGATTTCGTAAAAGAAGGCTTAAACGAAGGGTTTAAATTTAATAACCCTAACGTTAACAGTGAATGCGGATGCGGTGAAAGTTTTCACGTATAA
- the iscU gene encoding Fe-S cluster assembly scaffold IscU, translated as MAYSEKVIDHYENPRNVGSFDNNDPSVGSGMVGAPACGDVMKLQIKVNDDGIIEDARFKTYGCGSAIASSSLVTEWMKGKSLDEAESIKNTAIAEELELPPVKIHCSILAEDAIKAAIADYKSKRQGK; from the coding sequence ATGGCTTACAGCGAAAAAGTTATCGATCATTATGAAAATCCACGTAACGTCGGTTCATTTGATAACAATGATCCAAGCGTGGGTAGCGGTATGGTAGGTGCACCTGCTTGTGGTGACGTTATGAAGTTACAAATCAAGGTAAATGATGACGGTATCATTGAAGATGCACGTTTCAAAACCTATGGTTGTGGCTCTGCAATTGCATCAAGTTCATTGGTAACTGAGTGGATGAAAGGCAAAAGCTTAGACGAAGCTGAGTCAATCAAAAATACAGCGATCGCGGAAGAATTAGAATTACCACCAGTGAAAATTCACTGCTCAATTCTAGCTGAAGATGCAATCAAAGCTGCTATTGCTGATTACAAAAGCAAACGCCAAGGCAAATAA